AAGCATGTGAGGAGACACTCACCTCAGATCAGTAGCTCATCGGCGTATGTCTCATTCTGCAACGAATCCTCCTAGAGTGCTCAGGTCCCAAGACTTGAGACAGATGGTCATGGGGGTCAGAGGTGTCCCGACCCTCGCTCGCAAGTGCGTCTAGTTGCTCCtgtaattataaattcaaataaaatctcataaaaatattataatactaATCATACTAATCATACTCCAGTTATTACTTATAAAAATTCTTCCGATCACGATGTTCATCGACCTATCCTTCTTGTCTGTACGATTCGATCAGAAGATGATGCTACGGTTGGGCATCACCCCTTCTCTGGTTAGCTATAATAATCAATCAGCTTGTTAGAAAcatgcaaaaaattaataattcaaTAACTTATAAACTAAAGGATCATAATTTATTACCTCTCTATACACACAACTGACCATAGACTCACAATCGAGAGTGTACGTGTACTTCTGAGCAGTCTGATTCTCTCGATTCTGATGAGATGTAgcctaaaaatatttaaattacataagttaaaattaaatacaattattagtataataaaaaatttaaaaattataaattaaatttagaagTCTtggctcctccaatgcctgatcATCTCCTCCCACTGACTCAGGGGACAATCCTGGATCCAAAGAGCAAGCTCCTCCTTAGTGTCCCTATGGTGCTCTAACCATCCTTTGTGGAGCTTGATCTTGTAGTTTTGATACAACTCTTCAATCTTCTACAATCAGACATCTCGAGCCCTCTCATATCTGGAAAGTCTTACCTCCTCTATACAAAGTTATCAAAAATCagttacaaaattattttaatcaaacataatataaacatatcatatatatatataattaagatacacTCACCCAAATCTTTTCCCACATCCAGTCTTTGTCCCGAGAGTCCATCAATCATCAATCTACGGACAGTATGGAAATGATGTCGGACCACATCACAGGCACTCTGAAAAAGAAATGCATCTCCTATGCGGTCTCCCCTACTAGCCTCCCCTTCTGATCGTACTCTACCATGATCTGATGCTGGCAATTCCATACATGCGGCATGCATATGAGACCGCAAAATATTCTACTGGATGATGCATCTGCAATGAAAATACATTATGAATATATAAAAGTGTACAAtaactatataaaataaataaataaataattgatataatgAAAATCTACTCTCATTGAGATCATGCGACGTTGATGCTGGTAGAGCTAGATCGGTGGGTGGAGTATGTGCTGGAGATGTTGCTGCCAGTAGATGCTCATATGTGCCGATGGGAGGAAGATGTGCCTGCAAAACTGAAGCTGAGGCCGATGCAGTGAGAGGAGTATGTGCCTCCGAAGCCGATGTAGATACAGAGGTGGATGTGGAGGTGGAGCTCCATGTAACCCACCGAGCGGTGGGGGTGAAAGCTAGATGGTATTTCGATGCGATCATGATCTACAATGTTAATGaacattaataaatataatatgttgttaaataataatattattagagcataaataaataaacacTAATATTTATACTAGGATGTTGACCTACTGGCATCTACAATATGGATATCACTATCGCTCTTGACAAATGTATCTGAGATCTCGACAACATCAAGTAAATTTTGTCCTAAAGGAATACTTTGTATACATGGTCCAACATCGTCATCAACCTCGGTATTATCAAAGATATGTCTAGGCATCATCCTCACAACAACACCCCATTGAGACTCCAAGGAATCACTAACCTAAAAGATTTGACTAGCTTGGAAGGCAAGTATATACGGTTCTTCAGTGCGGAGATGGTGTTGTATGTTGATAAGAGTAAAACCACACTCATCAGTCTTCATCTCTGACTGAGACAAGATGTCAAACCAATCGCATTTCATCAATATAACCCTCCCTTTAGAATAGTAGTCCCAAATGACTATCTTCTCTATAACCCCATAATAGTTCAAATCCTCCGTATGGGCTGTGAATCTCTCGAGCTAGTATAGCATCCAGTGGTGGCACTCAACATCATATCACTATTTTGTGTTGTTATGTTTTAAGCTCGACTGTGAATATTGAACCTATAGCCGTTGATGATGAGCTGTTTATACTCACGCATGATACGATTAGATCCCATTGATAGAGCATGCACTTCATGGCTCACATTATCGAGCGATACTCTCCACATCTAAGAATATGATACCTAATTAGTAAACATGTTCAAATAGGATGTATAAGACAGAAATATATACTAGCTTACATAATCTTTGAACCACTCAGAAAATTTTTTGCTAtgcattttctcttttttctgcaTGCTTAGAGCACCgtattttattcttatgacctCCTTGTGTTTGCTATATAAAGAACAAATTTAGAGTTACTAGTGCAacagaatatttttttctaagtaatgagaaataaataaggtTGAGTGACTTACCTTATGTACGGTTCAAAGATATCATAATTGAATAATATGTAGcggtgcaccttatcccttttctcAAGCCTCAAATCAGTGAGGCGATATGAAGTGAAAAGTTCACTTGACTGTGGAATAGACTTAAATACAGGCTCAATTGGCTTATACTGATCATCCTGATTCTTCATTGATCGATTACGACGTGTCTGGAGCTTATTTAAGTACATAGTACAAAAATCAATACACTCTTGATCCTAATAATCTTCTGCTATGGATCCCTCCGGATAATTCATATTTCTTACATAAGATTTCAGTATTTGAATATTCTTCTTGGTGGGATACATCTATCGGTAGAACACTGGGCCTCCAAGTGTAACTTTTCCCACAAGATGCATGGTGAGATGCATCATAACTGTGAAAAATGATAGTAGAAATATCTTTTTCAGATCACATAATATAATCACCACCTTTATCTTTATTTCCTTCACGTCTTTCTTAAGTAACCTCTTCACACAAATATCTCTATAAAGTTGCAAAGACAAATAACAGTCATTCTCTTATTTTTTGATAACACATGTTGAACAACTATTGGGATTAACTCCTGCATCAATACATGGTAATCATGAGCCTTCCATCCACCAAGTCTCACATCCTTACTGTTCACATACTTTGATATGTTGCTTGAGTATCCATCTAGGATCTTTATGTTCTCCAACACACGAAGAAATGTGGaccattcagagatattcataaTATAGTATGCATGAGGGAGCCTCTACTATTCTCCCCCTAACGGCTCCAGATGGAGTGATTTCCTAATACTCTATTTTTTTaagtcaaataaaaaattcaagtcaTTCTTGATCTTATCCTTGATGTTCAAGATCATTGCCAATAAGAGCTCACACTTGTTCTTTTCAATGTGCGTGATATCTAAGCAGTGACGCAATAAGTTTGTCTCCTAATATGGCAAGTTAAAGAATATACTTTTTTTCCTCCAATTAAAGTGTGTGTCGACATCTGCCTTTGATCGACGCTTCCTCTTCTTACCACCAATCAGATCACCTTTTCTAAATTCAATACTGAGATCATCTAATTCTCTCAACACCTCACTTCTAGACATCCGGCCAGGTGCCTCACCTTCTTCAACAGTGCCATCAAAGGAGCATGCATCCTTTCTGTATAGATAGTTTCAACGGAGAAAACGTCAATGCCTCATAAAGCTAAAGCTTCTTCAATGTGTCAACCTTTTAGATCGGATGTATTTTTCACAAATCATACACACTAGCTCACCTTTCATGCTCGAACCCGATATTAGAACATAAGCTGGAAAGTCATTTATTATCCATATAAGTACCGCATGCATAGAAAATAACTCATTCATCAAAGCATCAAAAGTTGAAATATCCTAAACCCACAACTGTTTCAGCTTGACAATAAGAGACTGCAAATTGATATCAATGTCATTTCTTACCTCCATCAGTCCAGAGATGAGCACTGTCATGAAAGCaaagaattttttcatgcataTCCATGGTGGAAGGTTGGAAACATGAGCAAACACTAGCCATACACTATAGTTAGTATTCATGTGCTTGAACAGATTAAAACCATCGCATAACAAGCTCAACCTCACATTGCGTATCTTTTGTGTGAAGTCGAGATGTATTTCATTAAACTTTTGCCATGCCTCTCCATCAGCTGGATGCCTCAATACATCATCTTTTATTCACTCTTTTTTATGCCATCTCATGTCCTTCGATGTCCTTGCCAACATAAACAACTTTTGTAGTCTCGTTATCAAAGAAAAATGCCACATTAATTTTTGAGGAATATGGGTCCATGTGCCATCTTTGTTCTATTTACATCTTGATACACTGCACCTTATGCACTCATTTTGGTTGGCATCCTCCTCCCAATAGAGTATGCAATCatagggcatgcatgtatgttattGCAAGTAAAGCCCAACTATTTAATAATCTTCGATGCCTCATAGTTATTCTTCGAGATTTGTGCATTGTTCGAAAGAATATCCTCTAAAAGCTCTAGTATGCAGTTCACTCCATTATTACTGAATCCATTGGAGCATTTCGCATGATATAACTAGATTAAGAACTCAAGCttcgtcatcttttcacatccgaTATACAACAGGATATTAGCATTCTCCATCAACTTACAGACCTTCTCCTCATCCTCACTGTTTGTCATTCCACCAACCACAAGATCAAGATGGATATAAATGCACCATCATTGTGGCCAACAAATAGAAAGATATCACGAATCATTTGTTTCACTCTTCCATCATATTGATCGTCTCCTTGCGGCCTACCCTCATCATGTTGATCCCAACAAAATTCATAGCCGGATTTAAAGCCATAAATAGTGAGGTGATCATTTACATCTTGACGAGATAGCCAAAGCCCACCCATACACTTCTTACAAGGACATTGGATAAATTCATGGTTTTCGAATTTCTCTAtagcaaaatcaaaaaaattttgaagtctaACCTCATATTCTGATGAGAGCCTATTCAACTTCATCCACCCCTTATCCATTATAAAAATGATGATATTGCAGTTAAATCATGTATGAAAATGAGACATAATACAATAACAGCAAGATAATTTGATAGTAATTACTCATAATTTGCACACGCATACCAATGCTTAGAgttcataatattattatatatgcaaacaaaaaatattatttcaatcatgACAAGTTGAGAAGGACTAGCCAAATATTGCATGTATTATAAACAAATATTTGAAAgaacaaaaatatattaaaaaattatatttggagatttatacaaataaaaaaatagggaATATATATATGAGAATCTATACAATATTTGGAGATTTATACAAATAAAAAAACTCTAGAAATACATTCTAACTAggcctctttattttttttattttttatttttatttttttttctgctgGGGGTGCGTGCGCTCTTTGATTGTTCGAGCTTCCAGCAATATGCTTTTTGCGAGCCGATGCATCTGGATGCATATGGATCATTGACTCCTCCAACGGGGGTGCACTTTTTCATGGGAAATGATGCCGGTGTCCCTCCCCGAGACGAAATACCCTcggatatatttagatcatagactcctacaagagcgaTACACTTTCCCATGTGACCCGATTGCAGTGTGCCTCCCTGATTAGAAATCTTAGGCGATCGATCACACTTCGATAGAAGCATCAAGAAGAGCGGCTATCGATACATCACCAACCTACTTTCCACAATGAAGCACCTCTACTGAGGCTCTTGGCGATAGACTTTAGCTCTTCAACGCCTTTAACGCGTCCGGTAGTCACATGTCAAACCTAtgattttgagaatttttttcccCCTCTTTTCGAGGGAATGTACTAATGCTATTGTGACCTCACTAAATTGGGATAAAACTCTGAAAAAGCTTTACAGATGCATGCCTGATTCTAATTTGTTTAATCCCAAGCCATGCAGGATACTTTTTGATCGTTTTGATGGAAAATGTAAGATGTAGGTTGAATATAGCGCAACCGGCCATACCACCAAAATTCAGGGCAAATGAACTTCCCCTCTACCCAGTTCTATTATTTCAATTAATTCGGCCAAAATGACTACCAACAGCAAATGAGTTTGGGGATGAATCAAATCAGTTGTGCCGTGAACATAAAACAGGGATCAATGACCCAGGACGTCATGAgctctaattatttttctaatcttAAATTCTGGaaatcaacaaaaacaaataAATATTGGCTTGAGATTTCATAAGATCTACTTTAATTTTCCTCAAAAAAcctactttagtctaaaattcatcaaaatatgatccaaacaaattttaatctaaatttgctTATCTTGCCTTACTTGCACGATTGTCATGGAACATGATCCATGTTCTGGTATTGCATATGCGCATATAGCGATGCACAGGGTGGTCGTTCTCATAATCAAAGAACAAGTTTGATTATGATGAGGAACAAATACTCAATATTTCATTAATTACTCAAACAAGATTACAAAGAGCCTGATTTGGAGGTGCTCAACATAATATCTACTCGCTTTATTATAAGAAATGAACCTTCATAGATATTTTATAGACCCTAGGGACTTTTGTAGAGTGATTATTCAGTATTTGGACTTCATTTAATATGACTTTTTTGTAGGTCTTCACGACCATTTGAACTTTCTGTTTCTCGATCGGAAATTGAAGCACAATTGTTCCAGTGTGGAAAAACATTATCTACTGGAACTATCTTTCCGAATTCTTACGTGTCTCCCTCCtcaatttttaaactttttgttTTCTAATTATCACGGATATATTTACACTCGTATTATTTCATAGTtcgacttaccaaaaaaaaaaaaaaaacacattatCAGAAGTCTACCACCCTTGGCCTGTTAGTCTCCTCTGGGCATCTATTGCCACCGTTGCTACCAAATGTCTGGTTTCAGTTGCTCCCTACGTCCCCATCAACTAGGAGCTCGGAATTTTTCCAATGATGTCAGTTTGACGGGTGCGgatctttattcttcttcttgtttacaCATGCTTGTGCTCGCCTCATTTCCAACCATTTCGGCTGCGGGGAAGAAGCTTGCTCTCCATCCCATTATGGGCACACACCAAGTTTCATCCATCTGTTCTGtgctttcgtttctcttcttcttcagtattagactttatatataatccacatatcaaattcaatttcgataaatattccaatcaagcatcataaaaaaaactttcttagtccattctggaataacattttattatcaaatctttatcttgccaataatagtcaacttctcaactagaagtaatatcatagtattattttcatatcgaatttgaacttacgattcacttgaataaccaatgatcaaattaataaccataatgcataataaaattttatgtcaatccttttgtgattactttcgatcaagatctaactaatcatatcatgatcaatagatcatccatcatatttcaaactccatatgttatAATCttttgcgatccttttatacataatctcaatgtttaatcaaaatttataaatatttctcccactacaatcatcaaagatctacactataatgtccttggtgtctatccacttacacccattctatatctgattctatgtttcataattcatccacttatgctctgataccatttttaattttcacgcccccgacccgagatttgaatcgagggtcatggcaaccaccgcatacttatagaataccttttccataagcatgcaaggcatctcatcatgatatcttcacaaacagttaaataaatttttctgtatttaataatcaaaacttagttcaaataacaaatcaaaactcagagttcaaaagaaaataactgtctgacaaagtcagcactaaaaaaaacaaaactaaaaatcTTGAAtccattctgagaaaaatcctaaatcaatgaactaactccatctctaatcgctctcccaaccgaaattctgcatcatgctaattttctgaatctgtaagaaaaatataaaacttatcacgagctaaatagcccagtaagcaatgatcacttttcaacagatttcatcaggcatttaagtaaatcatcatttataaaaaataagcatatagagttcatcaattcgaaatcaatttcaattatgcaacataattcatgccaaattcatttctttttcaaaaattcaagtttctttccaaatttcaatttcttttgttcttcaatttcttttcgtcaaccatgagctatgaccacattttccctgtggcagggtcataataccgcatatctgcttgcggtaggctgcgaatcatctggcagccatgtcctttggaaccactggtctcactggcggtttgtcgctggtctctctgacgacatgtcgctggtctcgctggcgacataaaccctcaggacaatcaattgccaacatacatgcccccattggcagggtcctttacatagtcaggttgtcaattcttattgtttcttatatcataattcttcataaatcatgtttcatattctaatctcgataataaaacatataatcatgtagtatcgaaatcaatcaatataatgcatcatgaaatcaatatattcaatcatgcttcatcataacatttcaaataagatattttcataacaaaataccattcatccaattcatgcatcatttcacaaatcatgtcagaagaatacattataatttgtcgataaatctagaaaaagtgaaacattacttacctcgaacgcattccaataaatccacataattctataaattttcttccaaaaattctattcgtagatcatatcgcgatatcccatgatcaaacatccacaatcctatacagaatcaatttcaataattagaaagaatacgaataccatatttcaacgatttagattgggtccgatcatctaatttcatctaatcaaaatctaattaggacctaaacgatccaaagtttgactatcagatcaaatcggattcgaagtgataggactgaggtttcttcatcgattttataaaatcaagtagagagagaaaattagaggagagagaattcatgaggtacaattcgaactgatcaggtgacacaatccaacattacgattgatccaatatttcaattggtgaaatcaacatgatcaaatcaagtcatggctagatcgggatcatggatgatcaaatctaaagatttatggtctgattaaggtgggtgccagtacactgtctgacaatcatagatcatggttcttcattaaaatcatatcagacttattaaaagaaatatcttcgttcactaacctttttttttagagagagaatcaatcaagagagagaatattttagagagagaaaattttagaaagagaaaattctagagagagaaaactcatcttgaattcttcagacaatatgattcaacaaattttgatcgatcagatcaaatcatgctaaaattatcgtgtggataattcaataagatcatgagaaataaaatctaaaaatacctgatctgatcaaagtggatgtcggtgtatcgtccgacgatcacagatcaaaaatccattacgagaatcatttaaattcatcatcattcttctcaaaattaaaaatcttaagagagagaaataatctaaagagaagattttagagagagaaagtagagagagaaagtctaattttagagagagaaaatactagttcaggctgaagagagagagggaagagagagaaactctctttctcatattttattatttatatcattatttattaattaatttaatgatttttcttttcttttttttctctctctctcttttttttttctttttcttcacggaagagagaggaaaaaatcctatttattattattatattattatcatattatttttttcttacttttttttttcttttcctttttcttttctttttcttctttttcttttctttttctttccttttccttcttcttcttttctttttctttttcttttccttcttcttcttcttcttcttctttttcttttcttcttcctgtgGACttattttgggctgaaacaggggaccttgaggtcccctcgttggatgGCCGGCCGACGACGTAGCCGGCGTGGGGCGACCGTCGGCAAGAGGAGAGACGATCCGCGGCAAGAgaaggccaaaccggtggtcaacggtgaccaccggcgacggaaaaacgacaaaaaagaagattcttccgcaacaaaatccggcgacttcggtcgccggcgagcgtgcacatcggcacgggaaggaagggggaggagagaggaaggggaggaagcttacctccgacgccggcgaggcttttccggcgagaaattggatggcacaaggacgggtTTCCGTGAGaaaatttccggcgattgccgccgttttgccccgggattctttggtaggaagaagggagaagggtctcccctttaaatagaaccaaaggagaggagtttgactcctctccggtgaggtttccgactccgattaggagccggtcgggagaagaagactccctgtgggagtcttcatcatttttttttttttttttttttgtttgggctggctgggctatcacacaAACAAATAAAGAACTATAGTGAATGTCTTCCATTACCTTGATGTGAGAATGGAGTCAGAgcatttccctttttttttttttttttttaaatgatgcgAACAAGAGGTAGCAGGAAGCTATACCCCCATTTTATTCAATTAAGGAATACAAAATGCTCTATAACAGAGCTCTCAATAGAGCCCAACAACAGAAAATTTCAGCTTACGGTCACATTGATGAatgggaaaaagaagcaaaacaATAAGAAAGATGCATTTAGCTGCAGGGAGGGTGGGCCAAATTTCTGTACTCAATAATCAGATAGCACAAATTTCCATGTATAAAACAATAAGAGAGCGTTTCTATATTCAAGAATCAGATAGCACAAATTTCCATGTATAAAACAATAAGAGAGCATTTCTATATTCAATAATCAGATGCGACGACaaatttcctcaaaaaaaaatcagatagcaCAAAAAAGACACACTGATGTGGATTTGTACATGGAACGTTCGTCAATTCATACAAGGGAAATTCGATCATGTTCcttctttgataaatttattgcATCACTCTTTATTGCTTCAAGTAGAAAATTTCGGGCATAGTTTGGACAACCAAATAGTTTGGGCTTCAAACTTTTCTATGGATATCTACCTTTTGTAGTTTGGTGATATGAGCATCGTTTCTATTCAAAAAAAGATGCCATTAGCATCGATACCGAGAGAATATGTTTAAGTGTAAGCATGCATCTGTAATACAGCTCATTATTGAAAAAACATAAAGTTAACAGTAAAATCTCAATTTACAAGCTGCACGAGTCCCGTTTCTGTccccctcccttctttctttctttctttttctttttgcctctctattatatttttagCCGCTGAAGTTTATATATAATCACTTTATCATGTAGAGGGCTCCTGTGAGTACTTGGTTTGGATGACGCTGGTGTAAGCAGcgcgtatatatatatgttgataTATACTGGAAATACTTCCAATATTGTAAAGATAAATTTGTTTTCAGTTGCGATAAGACTCACTGGTTACGCGCATTTCAGTGGATCGATGACCAGGTCAATCACTTACTAGTCAAATCTGGCTGTGGTCAATGATGGCATAATAATTTCAGTTCCCATAAAGCCGTAAGGAAAAACTCAGAAACGATCAGATCTCTTCTGGAGCTGAAAGTTCTCACTTATGCTCGTTCATGGCGGTGTCCGGGCTCCTCAGTGCGATCTTTCTTCTACTCTTCCAAGCCAGAAGCAAGATGACACTGGGCTataaagaagaagattttttcacAGCTTGCCCTCCTTCCAACTGTGGAAAAGGAGGCCTAGATGTCAGATACCCTTTCCGAGTAGAATCCAGTCCATCACACTGTGGTGCCCCGGGCCTCGTTCTCTCGTGCTGGGGAAACGAAACCCTCCTCTCACTacccgactggggctcccataaGGTGATTGACATCGACTACGTAGAATCCTTCATAACGATCAGGCTTGGAGACCCGTGGTCTGGCTGCCAGCTGCAAAACTTCAGCTCCGCCAGCCTCACCACGACAGTTTACAAACCTCTTGTGGCATCGGCCAGTTTGGTGAACTGTTCAAAAGCATGGaattacgggagccggaccttaagAGAGGCGTATGACGTGGGACCGGTCTCATGCTTGAGCAGTGCCGACCATTTTGTTTATCTGGCTGAAGTCGACATGCCTGTGGTCCTGCTACCTTCGGATTGTGTGGTGGTTTCAAATAATCTTGTGATTCCAGGATGGGGAACAAGTGTGCAAAGGGGAGAGGTGATGCTTCAGTGGGACCTTCCTGAGATCGGCTACACATGCAGCTACTGCGAAAGTGCGGGAGGACGTTGCAAATTTGACTGGACAATAAA
This genomic window from Elaeis guineensis isolate ETL-2024a chromosome 13, EG11, whole genome shotgun sequence contains:
- the LOC105056495 gene encoding rust resistance kinase Lr10 translates to MAVSGLLSAIFLLLFQARSKMTLGYKEEDFFTACPPSNCGKGGLDVRYPFRVESSPSHCGAPGLVLSCWGNETLLSLPDWGSHKVIDIDYVESFITIRLGDPWSGCQLQNFSSASLTTTVYKPLVASASLVNCSKAWNYGSRTLREAYDVGPVSCLSSADHFVYLAEVDMPVVLLPSDCVVVSNNLVIPGWGTSVQRGEVMLQWDLPEIGYTCSYCESAGGRCKFDWTINQASCSFPEQPGLDSSNKNHTAGESL